In Lachnospiraceae bacterium, one DNA window encodes the following:
- the trpA gene encoding tryptophan synthase subunit alpha, whose amino-acid sequence MTKIRDAFKDGKAFIPFLTCGDPDLETTEKLVCVMAEAGADLIELGIPFSDPTAEGPVIQEANVRALSVGTTTDKIFDMVARIRKTVKIPLVFMTYANVVFSYGSERFISKAAQIGINGLILPDVPYEEKEEFEPICRKYGLDLISMIAPTSDHRIAMVAKEASGFIYVVSSLGVTGVRSEIKTDIGALVEQIRAVTDVPCAVGFGISEPEQAKKMAGLSDGAIVGSAVVKRIAKYGKDSVPYVAEYVREMKQAVMEA is encoded by the coding sequence ATGACTAAGATAAGAGATGCATTTAAAGATGGTAAGGCATTTATTCCGTTTTTGACCTGTGGAGATCCGGATCTGGAGACGACTGAAAAGCTGGTATGCGTTATGGCAGAGGCAGGTGCGGACCTGATCGAACTGGGAATCCCGTTTTCTGACCCAACAGCAGAAGGACCTGTGATCCAGGAAGCAAATGTAAGGGCACTGTCTGTAGGAACTACCACTGATAAGATTTTTGACATGGTTGCCCGCATCAGAAAGACGGTAAAGATCCCGCTAGTATTTATGACCTATGCAAATGTAGTTTTTTCTTATGGTTCGGAACGTTTTATCTCAAAGGCAGCCCAGATCGGCATCAATGGCCTGATCCTTCCGGATGTGCCATATGAGGAAAAAGAAGAATTTGAACCTATCTGCAGGAAATATGGTCTGGATCTGATCTCTATGATCGCACCTACTTCTGATCACAGAATTGCAATGGTAGCAAAAGAGGCTTCAGGATTTATCTATGTAGTATCTTCTTTAGGCGTTACTGGTGTAAGAAGCGAGATCAAGACAGATATCGGGGCTTTAGTAGAGCAGATCCGTGCAGTGACTGATGTTCCCTGCGCTGTAGGCTTTGGTATTTCTGAACCAGAGCAGGCAAAAAAGATGGCTGGCCTGTCAGACGGAGCGATTGTAGGAAGTGCCGTTGTAAAGCGGATCGCCAAATATGGAAAAGACAGTGTTCCGTATGTAGCGGAATATGTAAGGGAAATGAAACAGGCTGTAATGGAAGCTTAA
- a CDS encoding aspartate ammonia-lyase has product MNNESNGNEIGINGIGNNGTEVKKYRLEHDSIGEKEVPIDAYYGVQTLRAHENFYITGLKMHPELIKSVAQIKKAAAITNFEVGELDKKRASAITQACDEIIGGKLHDQFIVDPIQGGAGTSLNMNANEVIANRAIEILGGKKGDYSLVNPNDHVNFGQSTNDVFPSCGKMAALKLISNAQEQLKRLEAALMDKSKEFDSVIKMGRTQLQDAVPIRLGQEFHAYASAIRRDIKRFDNAKEEIRCLNLGGTAIGTGLNADVQYFHRVVKNMSTLTGEELVQSYDMIDATQNLDSYASVSGIVKNCAVNLSKMCNDLRLMSSGPRTGFGEINLPARQNGSSIMPGKINPVIPEVVNQVAFNIIGNDMTITMAAEAGQLELNAFEPIIFYNLFESIETLASAVKTLVDNCIVGITANKEHCLKEVENSIGVITAICPYVGYETAANIAKEALRTGRQVRDLILEKGLMDEEQLNTVLDPYTMTEPGILGKDPMEQLR; this is encoded by the coding sequence ATGAATAATGAAAGCAATGGAAATGAAATTGGAATTAATGGAATAGGAAATAATGGAACTGAGGTGAAAAAATACCGTCTGGAGCATGACTCCATTGGAGAAAAAGAAGTACCCATTGATGCATATTATGGAGTACAGACTCTGCGTGCTCATGAAAACTTCTATATTACAGGCTTAAAAATGCATCCGGAGCTGATCAAAAGTGTGGCGCAGATCAAAAAAGCTGCAGCCATCACTAACTTTGAAGTAGGTGAGCTGGATAAAAAGCGTGCTTCTGCGATCACACAGGCCTGTGATGAGATCATAGGTGGTAAACTTCATGACCAGTTTATTGTAGATCCTATCCAGGGCGGTGCAGGAACATCCCTGAATATGAATGCCAATGAGGTGATCGCAAACAGAGCCATTGAGATCTTAGGCGGGAAAAAAGGCGATTACAGCCTGGTAAACCCAAATGACCATGTAAACTTTGGGCAGTCTACCAATGATGTATTTCCATCCTGCGGAAAAATGGCAGCTTTAAAACTGATCTCCAATGCACAGGAGCAGTTAAAACGGCTGGAAGCAGCGTTAATGGATAAATCCAAAGAATTTGATTCTGTTATTAAAATGGGAAGGACGCAGCTGCAGGATGCAGTACCGATCCGCTTAGGACAGGAATTTCACGCTTATGCATCTGCCATCCGTCGGGATATCAAGCGTTTTGACAATGCAAAAGAAGAGATCCGCTGCTTGAATTTAGGCGGAACTGCTATTGGAACCGGTTTAAACGCAGATGTACAGTATTTCCACAGGGTAGTTAAAAACATGTCTACTCTCACAGGAGAAGAACTGGTTCAGTCCTATGATATGATCGATGCTACCCAGAACCTGGACAGTTATGCTTCTGTATCAGGAATTGTGAAAAACTGTGCAGTGAACCTTTCCAAGATGTGTAATGACCTGCGCCTTATGTCTTCCGGTCCAAGAACCGGCTTCGGAGAGATCAATCTGCCTGCAAGACAGAATGGATCTTCCATTATGCCAGGAAAGATCAATCCGGTCATTCCGGAGGTAGTAAACCAGGTTGCATTTAATATTATAGGAAATGATATGACCATTACCATGGCGGCAGAAGCAGGCCAGCTGGAATTAAATGCTTTTGAACCCATCATTTTTTATAACCTGTTTGAATCCATTGAAACACTGGCTTCTGCAGTGAAGACACTGGTTGATAACTGTATCGTAGGTATTACTGCAAATAAGGAACACTGCCTCAAAGAGGTGGAGAACAGTATCGGCGTTATTACTGCTATCTGCCCATATGTAGGATATGAGACAGCAGCCAATATAGCAAAGGAAGCACTGCGCACCGGCAGACAGGTCCGTGACCTGATCCTAGAAAAGGGCCTGATGGATGAAGAACAGTTAAATACAGTCCTTGATCCATATACCATGACAGAGCCGGGTATCCTTGGTAAGGATCCAATGGAGCAGCTGCGTTAA
- a CDS encoding thioesterase gives MYTFDSRIRYSETDETGALSLLGVINYLQDCSTFQSEDIGLGVEYLEEKKRAWLLSSWRIVIDRYPVLGERIKIGTWATSSKGIYGYRDFVIMDQDGNYLVRAESIWFFCDTEKMVPVRVMPEDIAAYGNEEALDLGKAPRKILIPEEYEEGIPVTIATHHLDTNHHVNNAQYVDIAREAVPCTKIVKGIRADYKKAAVLGEILVPRVTKTGEDEWTVVLADEVCEVRAVVWLQYGEHKSNKEYGS, from the coding sequence ATGTATACATTTGACAGTAGGATCCGTTACAGTGAGACTGATGAAACAGGTGCGTTAAGTTTGTTGGGAGTGATCAATTACCTCCAGGACTGCAGTACCTTCCAGTCTGAAGATATTGGGCTTGGAGTAGAGTATCTGGAAGAAAAGAAGAGGGCCTGGCTTTTGTCTTCCTGGAGGATCGTTATTGACCGGTATCCGGTACTGGGTGAAAGGATAAAGATAGGAACCTGGGCTACTTCATCTAAAGGAATTTACGGATATCGTGATTTTGTGATCATGGACCAGGATGGAAACTATCTGGTACGGGCAGAATCCATATGGTTTTTCTGCGATACAGAGAAAATGGTGCCGGTGCGTGTGATGCCGGAAGACATAGCTGCTTATGGAAACGAGGAGGCACTTGATCTGGGAAAAGCGCCCAGGAAGATCCTCATTCCGGAAGAATACGAAGAAGGAATACCTGTTACCATTGCGACTCATCATCTGGATACCAATCATCATGTAAATAACGCCCAGTATGTGGATATTGCAAGAGAAGCAGTGCCGTGTACGAAAATAGTAAAGGGCATCAGGGCTGATTATAAAAAAGCAGCAGTTTTAGGAGAAATCCTTGTGCCGAGAGTGACAAAAACAGGTGAAGATGAGTGGACTGTTGTACTGGCAGATGAAGTTTGCGAGGTCAGGGCAGTTGTATGGCTTCAGTATGGAGAACATAAGAGTAATAAGGAGTATGGATCATGA
- the ugpC gene encoding sn-glycerol-3-phosphate ABC transporter ATP-binding protein UgpC has product MASLSLKNVTKKYPNGFVAVKDFNLEIADKEFIIFVGPSGCGKSTTLRMIAGLEDISSGELYIDGKLVNDVEPKDRDIAMVFQNYALYPHMSVYDNMAFGLKLRKTPKDEIDKKVHDAAKILDLEHLLDRKPKALSGGQRQRVAMGRAIVRSPKVFLMDEPLSNLDAKLRGQMRVEISKLHQRLETTIIYVTHDQTEAMTLGTRIVVMKDGVVQQVDSPQNLYDKPCNKFVAGFIGAPQMNMIDAQVAKNGADVTLAFGGHTLTLPQAKGKALEEAGYVGKVVTLGIRPEDLHDEEAFLAENPKSTFQVEIRVYEMLGSEVLLYFDIDDANFTAKVNPRTTARPGDTVKLAMDLDKVHIFDKETESVIIN; this is encoded by the coding sequence ATGGCTAGTTTATCACTGAAGAATGTAACCAAGAAATATCCTAATGGATTTGTGGCAGTTAAGGATTTCAATCTGGAGATCGCTGATAAGGAATTTATCATCTTCGTAGGACCTTCAGGATGTGGAAAATCAACCACTCTTCGTATGATCGCAGGTCTGGAGGATATCTCTTCCGGTGAACTGTATATTGACGGAAAACTGGTAAATGATGTAGAGCCAAAGGACAGAGATATTGCAATGGTATTCCAGAACTACGCTCTGTATCCACATATGTCTGTATACGATAACATGGCATTTGGACTGAAATTAAGAAAGACTCCAAAGGATGAGATTGACAAGAAAGTACATGATGCAGCCAAGATCCTGGATCTGGAGCATCTGTTAGACCGTAAGCCAAAGGCATTATCCGGTGGTCAGAGACAGCGAGTTGCTATGGGACGTGCTATTGTCCGCAGTCCTAAGGTATTCCTTATGGACGAGCCTCTGTCAAACCTGGATGCAAAATTAAGAGGCCAGATGCGAGTTGAGATCTCTAAATTACATCAGAGACTGGAAACAACTATTATCTACGTTACACATGACCAGACTGAGGCTATGACATTGGGTACTAGGATCGTTGTTATGAAGGACGGTGTAGTACAGCAGGTAGACAGCCCACAGAATCTGTATGACAAGCCATGCAATAAGTTCGTTGCAGGATTTATCGGAGCACCACAGATGAATATGATCGATGCCCAGGTGGCAAAAAATGGTGCAGATGTAACATTAGCATTTGGCGGACATACATTAACACTTCCACAGGCAAAGGGCAAAGCTCTGGAAGAAGCTGGCTATGTAGGCAAGGTGGTTACTCTTGGTATCCGTCCAGAAGATCTTCATGATGAAGAAGCATTCCTGGCAGAAAATCCAAAGAGCACATTCCAGGTAGAGATCCGTGTATACGAAATGTTAGGTTCTGAAGTACTTCTGTACTTTGATATTGATGATGCTAACTTTACAGCAAAGGTTAATCCACGTACGACTGCAAGACCTGGCGATACTGTAAAGCTGGCTATGGATCTGGATAAGGTTCATATTTTTGACAAAGAAACAGAAAGCGTTATTATTAACTAA
- the trpB gene encoding tryptophan synthase subunit beta, whose amino-acid sequence MSNKKGRFGIHGGQYIPETLMNAVMELEEAYNHYKNDPQFQAELTELLNEYAGRPSRLYYAEKMTKDLGGAKIYLKREDLNHTGAHKINNVLGQALLAKKMGKTRLIAETGAGQHGVATATAAALMGMECVVYMGEEDTRRQALNVYRMKLLGATVIPVTTGTGTLKDACSACFREWTNRISDTHYCLGSVMGPHPFPTIVRDFQAVISKEIKEQLMEKEGKLPDAVIACVGGGSNAIGAFYNFINDPSVKLIGCEAAGRGADTPETAATIATGRLGIFHGMKSYFCQDEYGQIAPVYSISAGLDYPGIGPEHAMLHDTGRATYVPVTDDEAVDAFEYLSRTEGIIPAIESAHAVAYARKLAPAMGKDQIIVINISGRGDKDCAAIARYRGENIYD is encoded by the coding sequence ATGTCAAATAAAAAAGGACGTTTCGGGATCCATGGAGGTCAGTATATTCCGGAAACATTGATGAACGCAGTGATGGAGCTGGAAGAGGCGTATAATCATTATAAAAATGATCCTCAGTTCCAGGCGGAGCTGACTGAGCTGTTAAATGAGTATGCAGGCCGTCCAAGCCGCCTGTATTATGCGGAGAAGATGACAAAAGACCTGGGCGGAGCCAAAATCTACTTAAAGAGAGAGGACTTAAACCATACTGGCGCTCATAAGATCAATAATGTATTAGGTCAGGCACTATTAGCAAAGAAAATGGGGAAAACCCGGCTTATTGCCGAGACCGGTGCAGGACAGCATGGTGTGGCAACTGCTACAGCAGCGGCGCTGATGGGAATGGAATGCGTAGTTTATATGGGCGAGGAAGATACCAGGCGCCAGGCATTAAACGTATACAGGATGAAATTGTTAGGGGCAACCGTGATTCCTGTAACTACAGGTACCGGAACATTAAAGGATGCCTGCTCTGCCTGCTTTAGAGAGTGGACCAACCGCATCAGCGATACCCATTACTGCCTTGGTTCTGTTATGGGACCACACCCGTTCCCAACGATCGTAAGAGATTTTCAGGCAGTGATCTCAAAGGAGATCAAGGAACAGCTGATGGAAAAAGAAGGAAAACTTCCGGATGCAGTGATCGCCTGTGTAGGTGGCGGCTCCAATGCTATTGGTGCTTTTTATAACTTTATCAATGATCCATCTGTTAAGCTGATCGGCTGCGAGGCAGCAGGCCGCGGTGCAGATACACCGGAAACAGCAGCTACCATTGCTACAGGCCGTTTAGGGATCTTCCACGGTATGAAATCTTATTTCTGCCAGGATGAATACGGTCAGATCGCTCCAGTATATTCTATTTCTGCAGGACTTGACTATCCGGGGATCGGACCGGAACATGCCATGTTACATGATACCGGCCGTGCAACCTATGTACCTGTAACGGATGATGAGGCAGTAGACGCTTTTGAATACCTGTCCAGGACCGAAGGTATTATTCCTGCTATTGAATCAGCCCATGCAGTTGCCTATGCAAGAAAACTGGCACCGGCTATGGGAAAGGACCAGATCATCGTTATCAACATTTCCGGAAGAGGAGATAAAGACTGCGCAGCGATCGCACGCTACAGAGGGGAGAATATTTATGACTAA
- a CDS encoding S1-like domain-containing RNA-binding protein encodes MMELGKTQELEIVRTKEFGVYLSEKAGDEAAVLLPKKQVPAGAKIGDKVKVFIYKDSSDRLIATTGTPKLEVGQCEILEVKDVAKIGAFLDMGLEKDLLLPFKEQTHPVRKGEKCLVCLYVDKSHRLAATMKVYSHMSSESPYKAEDWVNGTIYEINETIGAFVAVDNKYYGLIPKKEMYGKFREGDTVKARVMRVREDGKLDLCVRERSYVQMGSDAELVLKVIDEFDGVLPFNDKARPETILREFNMSKNAFKRAVGRLLKEGKVRITEKTIERV; translated from the coding sequence ATGATGGAATTAGGAAAGACACAGGAATTAGAAATTGTCCGCACAAAAGAATTCGGCGTATATTTAAGTGAAAAAGCAGGAGATGAAGCAGCAGTCCTTCTGCCAAAGAAACAGGTTCCGGCCGGAGCAAAGATCGGAGATAAGGTAAAGGTATTTATTTATAAAGATTCCTCTGACCGTCTGATCGCAACAACCGGCACACCGAAGCTGGAGGTAGGTCAGTGTGAGATCCTGGAAGTAAAGGATGTGGCAAAGATCGGAGCTTTCCTGGATATGGGACTGGAAAAAGATCTGCTCCTTCCATTTAAAGAACAGACCCATCCTGTGAGAAAAGGAGAGAAATGTCTGGTATGTCTCTATGTGGATAAGAGTCACAGACTGGCAGCTACCATGAAAGTTTACTCCCACATGAGCAGCGAGTCCCCATATAAAGCAGAAGACTGGGTAAATGGAACCATCTATGAGATCAATGAGACTATCGGTGCTTTTGTTGCAGTAGATAATAAATATTATGGCCTGATCCCGAAAAAAGAGATGTATGGAAAATTCCGTGAGGGAGATACTGTTAAGGCGAGAGTAATGAGAGTCCGTGAGGATGGAAAGCTTGACCTTTGCGTGAGAGAGCGTTCCTATGTGCAGATGGGATCAGATGCAGAGCTGGTATTAAAGGTTATTGATGAGTTTGACGGAGTTCTTCCTTTTAATGATAAGGCAAGACCGGAGACTATTTTAAGAGAGTTTAACATGAGCAAGAATGCATTTAAAAGAGCTGTTGGACGTCTTTTAAAAGAAGGAAAAGTAAGAATTACAGAAAAGACCATAGAAAGGGTATAA
- a CDS encoding M20/M25/M40 family metallo-hydrolase, which produces MKNKKLLSDIKEYLKYYENQVLEDWYELIRHISVSETGEGIETCCDWIQKKMEEIGIQVTKYSVKPAPVLVGRFGNDPEKKTVLIYAHYDVKPAGERKLWHSDPFVPTVRDGKVYARGSADNKSPLMAHLKALEYFVRKKMEVPVNVIFVFEGDEECGSRGLEEFLAEHRTELAADLVFFSDGPKDPSGLPIIALGAKGDLSVHITVETMNRNVHARYAPVLPSAAWQLVEILGKCKSKDKILIPGFEEGILPFTEKEIEIMDKLPKSEDSLNTIYEAKSSNYGKDFYPRLLGQPTFNICWIKTGANGVVPAKAEALIDCRLVPDQDPEKVFQCIKRHVEMMGYDNVKIENDGYIPSSKTDVNTPYLPAVEEICRDIYGEYVIYPCRPSSAPDYLWTNVLKLPAIQVRWSDADSDNHAPNEHLSIKEYMDGIALTVCALQAVSEINEKD; this is translated from the coding sequence ATGAAAAACAAAAAACTTTTATCAGATATCAAGGAATATCTAAAATATTATGAGAATCAGGTTTTGGAAGACTGGTATGAACTGATCCGTCATATAAGTGTTAGTGAAACAGGGGAAGGAATTGAAACTTGCTGTGACTGGATCCAGAAAAAAATGGAAGAAATTGGAATTCAAGTGACAAAGTATTCTGTAAAACCCGCTCCGGTCCTGGTAGGGAGGTTTGGCAATGATCCGGAAAAAAAGACAGTTCTGATCTATGCCCATTACGATGTGAAACCGGCTGGAGAACGAAAATTGTGGCATTCAGATCCGTTTGTTCCTACAGTACGTGATGGAAAAGTTTATGCAAGAGGAAGTGCTGATAATAAATCACCTTTAATGGCGCATTTAAAAGCTTTGGAATACTTTGTCAGAAAAAAAATGGAAGTTCCCGTAAATGTTATTTTTGTATTTGAAGGGGATGAGGAATGCGGCAGTAGAGGATTGGAAGAATTTCTGGCAGAGCACAGGACGGAATTGGCAGCAGATCTGGTGTTTTTCAGCGATGGTCCAAAGGATCCTAGTGGATTGCCTATCATTGCGCTGGGAGCAAAGGGAGATTTGTCTGTTCATATTACAGTTGAAACGATGAATAGGAATGTTCATGCCCGTTATGCACCGGTACTGCCTTCCGCTGCGTGGCAGCTGGTGGAGATATTGGGAAAGTGCAAGTCAAAAGATAAGATTCTGATACCTGGTTTTGAGGAAGGAATATTACCTTTTACAGAAAAAGAAATTGAGATCATGGATAAACTGCCGAAGTCAGAGGACAGTTTGAATACAATTTATGAGGCAAAGTCGTCTAATTATGGCAAGGACTTTTATCCAAGGCTTTTAGGACAGCCTACATTTAATATTTGCTGGATCAAAACAGGAGCTAATGGAGTAGTTCCTGCAAAAGCGGAAGCATTGATCGATTGCCGTTTAGTACCAGATCAGGATCCTGAGAAGGTATTTCAATGTATCAAGAGGCACGTTGAGATGATGGGATATGATAATGTAAAAATTGAAAATGATGGTTATATCCCTTCTTCAAAAACAGACGTGAACACGCCGTATCTGCCGGCTGTTGAAGAGATTTGTCGTGATATTTATGGTGAATATGTAATCTACCCATGCAGACCATCATCAGCCCCTGATTATTTGTGGACTAATGTTTTAAAGCTACCGGCTATTCAGGTGCGATGGAGTGATGCTGATTCAGATAATCATGCGCCAAATGAACATTTATCCATTAAAGAGTATATGGATGGAATTGCGCTGACAGTGTGTGCATTGCAGGCAGTTTCTGAAATTAATGAAAAGGACTAA
- a CDS encoding YitT family protein, with amino-acid sequence MQKVWKDYGAITLGTILIGLATKNIFDPANMVTGGVSGVAIIGKELWGLPLWVTNTVLNIPLFLAGFKIMGWKFIKRTLYATVLLSVVFYILPEGMYIEDDLLLSALFGGIITGVGTGFVLAGGCTTGGTDMLAALIRAKFPHYSVAQIMQLLDGIIVVAGATVFGIRTALYALIAIFCLGKVADSLIEGMKFSKQVYIISDKYKEISDTIMTRMNRGVTGIAAKGMYSDETKNMLFCVVSRKEIVEIKEIVSEYDPRAFFIVSDAREVFGEGFIEDKNQLT; translated from the coding sequence ATGCAGAAAGTATGGAAAGATTATGGCGCTATCACTTTGGGAACCATTCTTATTGGTCTGGCCACCAAAAATATTTTTGATCCCGCCAATATGGTAACAGGAGGTGTTTCCGGTGTAGCTATTATTGGAAAGGAACTTTGGGGTCTGCCGCTGTGGGTGACTAATACTGTTTTAAATATCCCGTTGTTTTTAGCAGGTTTTAAGATCATGGGGTGGAAATTTATTAAGCGTACACTGTATGCCACGGTATTGTTGTCAGTTGTCTTTTATATTCTGCCGGAAGGCATGTATATAGAAGATGACCTGCTGCTGTCCGCTCTTTTTGGCGGTATCATCACGGGTGTAGGAACCGGCTTTGTACTGGCAGGAGGCTGCACCACAGGGGGAACTGATATGCTGGCAGCTCTGATCCGGGCAAAATTTCCTCATTATTCCGTTGCGCAGATCATGCAGCTGTTAGATGGTATTATTGTGGTAGCCGGTGCTACTGTATTTGGCATCCGGACAGCTCTTTATGCCCTGATCGCTATTTTCTGTTTGGGAAAAGTGGCAGACAGCCTGATCGAAGGAATGAAGTTTTCCAAGCAGGTCTATATTATTTCGGATAAATATAAAGAAATTTCAGATACCATTATGACACGTATGAACAGAGGGGTAACAGGAATTGCAGCAAAAGGAATGTATTCAGATGAGACCAAAAATATGCTATTTTGTGTTGTTTCCAGAAAAGAGATCGTAGAAATAAAAGAAATTGTATCAGAATACGATCCAAGAGCATTTTTTATCGTCAGTGATGCCCGTGAAGTTTTTGGTGAGGGGTTTATTGAAGATAAAAATCAGCTAACATAA
- a CDS encoding LysR family transcriptional regulator has translation MFQGMHYVYEVYKEMSFSKAARNLFISQPSLSAAVKKAEAQIGFPIFDRSSNHIQLTELGKEYIRSIEIIMDVENGFQNYINDMKELKSGTIAIGGTNLFASYVLPPLLSRFTEQYPQVQVNLVEATTSQLTDRLFSGSLDLLIDNKSMDPAIYQKSFFCEEHLLLAVPIRLSVNEKMKNYALTASDIRENRHLNSRIPPVPLENFQEESFLLLKSGNDTRTRADRICHNAHVIPKIKLELDQQITAYNLSRYGMGISFCSDTLVRHVPDDEGLVYYKLNHQDALREVNFYYKRNRYMPRIVSTFLDMI, from the coding sequence ATGTTCCAGGGAATGCACTACGTTTACGAGGTCTACAAAGAAATGAGCTTTTCCAAAGCAGCCAGAAACCTGTTTATCAGCCAGCCATCTTTAAGCGCTGCTGTAAAGAAAGCAGAAGCCCAGATCGGTTTTCCCATTTTTGACCGCAGTTCCAACCATATCCAGCTGACAGAGCTGGGCAAAGAATATATACGTTCCATTGAGATCATTATGGATGTGGAAAATGGATTTCAGAATTATATCAATGATATGAAAGAATTAAAAAGCGGCACCATTGCCATAGGCGGCACTAACCTTTTTGCCTCCTATGTGCTTCCTCCTCTTTTATCCCGCTTTACAGAACAATATCCCCAGGTTCAGGTCAACCTGGTAGAAGCAACCACATCCCAGCTTACAGACCGGCTTTTTTCCGGTTCTTTAGATCTGCTCATTGACAATAAAAGCATGGATCCTGCCATTTACCAGAAAAGCTTTTTCTGTGAGGAACATTTGCTGCTGGCTGTGCCTATCCGCCTGTCTGTAAATGAAAAAATGAAAAATTATGCACTTACAGCTTCCGATATACGCGAAAACCGCCACTTAAACTCAAGGATCCCACCTGTACCTCTGGAAAATTTTCAGGAAGAATCTTTTCTCCTTTTAAAATCCGGAAATGATACCCGAACCCGAGCAGACCGCATCTGCCACAATGCCCATGTTATTCCGAAAATAAAACTGGAACTGGACCAGCAGATCACTGCTTATAATCTGTCCCGATACGGCATGGGAATCTCTTTTTGTTCTGATACCCTTGTGCGTCATGTGCCGGATGATGAAGGATTGGTTTACTATAAACTGAACCATCAGGACGCTCTTAGGGAAGTGAATTTTTATTATAAGCGAAACAGGTATATGCCGCGGATCGTTAGTACATTCCTGGATATGATCTGA
- a CDS encoding helix-turn-helix domain-containing protein produces the protein MISNQILQTTLDGLKGITRVDLGICDTEGKVLASTFTDAEESENSILVFVDSPADSQVIQGYQFFKVFDEHQLEYILLAKGASDDVYMVGKLAAFQIQNLLVAYKERFDKDNFIKNLLLDNLLLVDIYNRAKKLHIDTDVKRVVYIIETHNEKDVNALETVRSLFASKTKDFITAVDEKNIILVKEVRQGESYVELDKTANMILDMLNTEAMTKVRVAYGTVINDIKEVSRSYKEAKMALDVGKIFYASKNVIAYSNLGIGRLIYQLPIPLCKMFIREVFDGKSPDEFDEETLTTINKFFENSLNVSETSRQLYIHRNTLVYRLDKLQKSTGLDLRVFEDAITFKIALMVAKYMKYMESLDY, from the coding sequence ATGATCTCAAATCAGATACTTCAGACCACATTAGATGGATTAAAGGGAATTACCAGAGTTGATTTAGGAATATGTGATACCGAAGGAAAGGTACTTGCTTCTACTTTTACAGATGCAGAAGAGTCTGAAAACTCTATTCTGGTATTTGTGGATTCACCGGCAGACAGTCAGGTGATCCAGGGATATCAGTTCTTTAAGGTGTTTGATGAGCATCAGTTAGAGTACATTTTACTGGCAAAAGGTGCCAGTGATGATGTATATATGGTAGGAAAGTTGGCAGCATTCCAGATCCAGAACCTGCTTGTTGCATACAAGGAGCGTTTTGATAAAGATAATTTTATCAAGAACCTGCTTCTTGACAACCTGCTGTTAGTTGATATTTATAACCGTGCAAAGAAACTGCATATTGATACCGATGTAAAGCGTGTTGTATACATTATTGAGACACATAATGAAAAAGATGTAAATGCATTAGAAACTGTACGCAGCCTGTTTGCTTCCAAGACAAAGGATTTCATCACAGCTGTAGATGAGAAGAATATCATCCTTGTAAAGGAAGTACGTCAGGGCGAGTCTTATGTGGAACTGGATAAGACTGCAAACATGATCTTAGATATGTTAAATACAGAAGCTATGACCAAGGTACGGGTAGCTTACGGCACTGTAATTAATGATATCAAGGAAGTTTCACGTTCTTACAAAGAGGCAAAGATGGCTCTGGATGTAGGCAAGATTTTCTATGCAAGCAAGAACGTGATCGCATACAGCAACTTAGGTATTGGCCGTCTGATCTATCAGCTCCCGATCCCACTGTGCAAGATGTTCATCCGTGAAGTATTTGACGGCAAATCCCCAGATGAATTTGATGAGGAAACCTTAACTACGATCAACAAGTTCTTTGAGAACAGCCTGAACGTATCAGAGACTTCCAGACAGCTGTATATCCACAGAAATACTCTGGTTTACCGTCTGGACAAGCTGCAGAAGAGTACTGGACTTGATCTGCGCGTTTTTGAGGATGCAATTACCTTTAAGATCGCCCTTATGGTTGCAAAGTACATGAAGTACATGGAAAGCCTGGATTATTAA